One part of the Microbacterium aurugineum genome encodes these proteins:
- a CDS encoding acyl-CoA thioesterase, which produces MSAEDHAVRTVERLREILDLDATQARTTEDIFTGSSHPMPSGRIYGGQVLAQALLAAERTLPEDRAVHSMHGYFLRPGDASQGITIAVDRIHDGRSFSTRRAQAYQNGVPIFSMIASFQDGNPGVEHAQPMPEGIPSPEELTPDEERVHGLPEGTTRMLSERAADIRHVDSPLYLPSDDQRVARQAVWMRLRAPLPDDQRLHRAALAYLSDMTIQESILRAHGVYWALPGLKVASLDHAMWWHRPARVDEWLLYVQESPNARGGRGLATGRIYTRDGSLAASVAQEIMIRVPEDAS; this is translated from the coding sequence ATGAGCGCGGAGGACCATGCCGTCCGGACCGTCGAGCGGCTGCGTGAGATCCTCGATCTCGATGCGACGCAGGCACGGACCACGGAGGACATCTTCACGGGTTCGTCGCATCCCATGCCGAGCGGACGCATCTACGGCGGTCAAGTCCTCGCGCAAGCGCTCCTCGCCGCCGAACGCACACTTCCCGAAGACCGGGCTGTGCACTCGATGCACGGCTATTTCCTGCGCCCCGGCGACGCGAGTCAGGGAATCACGATCGCCGTCGATCGGATCCACGACGGCCGTTCCTTCTCGACCCGGAGGGCGCAGGCCTATCAGAACGGTGTGCCGATCTTCTCGATGATCGCGTCGTTCCAAGACGGTAATCCCGGTGTGGAGCACGCCCAGCCGATGCCGGAGGGCATCCCTTCCCCGGAGGAGCTCACGCCGGACGAGGAGCGCGTTCACGGCCTTCCCGAGGGCACCACGCGCATGTTGAGCGAACGCGCTGCCGACATCCGGCACGTCGACTCTCCGCTGTATCTGCCGAGTGACGACCAGCGTGTCGCGCGCCAGGCGGTGTGGATGCGTCTGCGTGCACCACTCCCCGACGATCAGCGCCTGCACCGTGCCGCGCTCGCCTACCTCAGCGACATGACGATCCAGGAGTCGATCCTCCGCGCGCACGGCGTGTACTGGGCGTTGCCCGGGTTGAAGGTCGCGAGCCTGGACCACGCGATGTGGTGGCACCGTCCCGCCCGTGTGGATGAGTGGCTGCTGTATGTCCAGGAGTCCCCGAACGCCCGCGGTGGCCGCGGGCTCGCCACCGGACGGATCTACACACGCGATGGCTCTCTTGCGGCGAGCGTCGCGCAGGAGATCATGATTCGCGTCCCTGAAGACGCCTCCTGA